The Mycolicibacterium boenickei genome has a segment encoding these proteins:
- a CDS encoding cytochrome P450 has protein sequence MTVVGAQTSNEGARYPRLPHPPRRVPLLGDVFGIQPDSSMQNAMGMAELGPVCEFRFLGARYVVAAGADAVADLNDEARFCKHVGPDIEALRIVGGDGLFTAYNDEPNWHKAHQLLMPAFSQAAMRRYHGVMFDVADELTDRWDQRADRGETVDVSADTTRVTLETIGRCAAGYSFRCFQDDTMHPFVSHMVSALLGADRLGVLRETFLPAFVYRRYERQVRADAKYLHELADDIVAARRGQPSGDHDDLLQIMLESDLDAANIRYQLINFLIAGHETTSGALSFALYFLSQHPDVFDRARAEIDAVWGRVTRPEFEKIAKLRYVRRILDESLRLQPTVPAYYRAARQDTVLAGIHPMRKGDWALALTSTLHRDPRWGPDPDAFDPDRFAPEQMRARPGGLYKPFGTGERSCIGRQFALHEAVLMLAVLIRRYDLTAEPDYTLQVQERLTMMPSGFRLALRRR, from the coding sequence GTGTTCGGTATCCAGCCCGATTCGTCGATGCAGAACGCGATGGGCATGGCCGAACTCGGGCCGGTCTGCGAGTTCCGGTTCCTGGGCGCCCGCTACGTGGTCGCCGCCGGTGCCGACGCGGTCGCCGACCTCAACGACGAAGCCCGCTTCTGCAAGCATGTCGGACCCGATATCGAGGCACTGCGGATCGTCGGCGGGGACGGGTTGTTCACCGCGTACAACGACGAACCGAACTGGCACAAGGCCCATCAGCTGCTGATGCCCGCATTCAGCCAGGCCGCGATGCGTCGCTATCACGGAGTGATGTTCGACGTTGCCGATGAGCTGACCGACCGCTGGGATCAGCGGGCCGACCGGGGCGAGACGGTCGATGTCTCGGCCGACACCACCCGAGTGACGCTGGAAACCATCGGGCGCTGCGCGGCGGGTTACTCGTTCAGGTGCTTCCAGGACGACACGATGCACCCGTTCGTCTCCCACATGGTGTCCGCGCTCCTCGGAGCCGACCGCCTCGGGGTGCTGCGTGAGACGTTCCTTCCGGCCTTCGTCTATCGCCGTTACGAGCGCCAGGTCCGCGCTGATGCGAAGTATCTGCACGAACTGGCCGACGACATCGTCGCCGCGCGGCGTGGGCAGCCCTCGGGCGATCATGACGATCTGCTGCAGATCATGCTGGAGTCCGATCTCGACGCCGCCAACATCCGATACCAGCTGATCAACTTTCTGATCGCCGGGCACGAAACCACCTCCGGTGCACTGTCCTTCGCGCTGTACTTCCTGTCGCAACATCCGGACGTGTTCGACCGTGCCCGCGCCGAGATCGACGCGGTGTGGGGCCGCGTGACGCGGCCCGAATTCGAGAAGATCGCCAAACTGCGTTACGTTCGGCGGATTCTCGACGAGTCCCTGCGACTGCAGCCGACGGTGCCGGCCTATTACCGGGCTGCCCGCCAGGACACCGTGCTCGCCGGAATCCATCCGATGCGCAAGGGAGATTGGGCGCTGGCGCTGACCTCGACCCTGCATCGTGATCCACGGTGGGGCCCCGACCCGGACGCATTCGATCCCGACCGGTTCGCCCCGGAACAGATGCGGGCCCGGCCGGGTGGGCTGTACAAGCCGTTCGGTACCGGCGAAAGATCTTGCATCGGAAGACAGTTCGCCCTCCACGAGGCGGTGTTGATGCTGGCGGTACTGATCCGGCGCTACGACCTGACTGCCGAACCGGACTACACCCTGCAGGTCCAGGAACGCCTGACCATGATGCCGTCCGGATTCCGGCTGGCGCTGCGGAGGCGCTAG